The proteins below are encoded in one region of Paenibacillus albus:
- a CDS encoding bifunctional 4-hydroxy-2-oxoglutarate aldolase/2-dehydro-3-deoxy-phosphogluconate aldolase translates to MSQMLERLQQEKIVAIFRFIEDQYADQAAQALLDGGISLMEITMNTEGATTMISRWREKFGDQAGIGAGTVLDLDMAKEAVAAGSQFLISPNLDESVVDYGLKTGVPVWPGVMTPTEIVRAWKAGAELVKIFPMASLGLKYLTEIRAPLDKIPMLASGGVDLDNITDYFKAGACGVGMGSKLVNMDWVRSGRFDLLTERARKFVEAASTL, encoded by the coding sequence TTGAGTCAAATGCTGGAACGATTACAGCAAGAGAAGATTGTTGCGATATTCCGTTTTATTGAGGATCAATACGCGGATCAAGCTGCACAGGCGCTGCTGGACGGCGGCATCTCGCTTATGGAGATTACGATGAACACTGAAGGCGCTACAACGATGATCAGTCGCTGGCGCGAGAAGTTCGGCGACCAAGCCGGTATTGGCGCGGGTACGGTGCTAGATCTCGATATGGCGAAGGAAGCGGTAGCCGCAGGCTCGCAGTTTCTAATCTCTCCGAATTTGGATGAATCCGTCGTGGATTATGGCTTGAAGACAGGCGTGCCGGTATGGCCGGGCGTTATGACGCCAACCGAGATTGTTCGCGCATGGAAAGCGGGAGCGGAATTGGTGAAAATCTTCCCGATGGCTTCGCTCGGTTTGAAATACCTCACCGAAATTCGCGCGCCGCTTGATAAAATTCCAATGCTCGCTTCTGGCGGCGTCGATCTCGATAACATCACGGATTACTTCAAAGCCGGCGCATGTGGCGTAGGCATGGGCAGCAAGCTTGTGAACATGGATTGGGTACGCAGTGGCCGCTTCGATTTGTTAACGGAACGTGCACGGAAGTTCGTTGAAGCAGCGAGTACTCTGTAA